A single Tenacibaculum sp. Bg11-29 DNA region contains:
- a CDS encoding PaaI family thioesterase encodes MYAAISKVLNKFLKQHVIFKYGFNISPMYRRSTGKIIKVSDDLLNVKVKISISYKNKNYVGSIFGGSLFSATDPIFMIQLMNVLGNDYVVWDKSASIKFKRPAKENSYVDFIFTKDEIQKIKERVVREKEIDLIKNIKITNKEASTVYAEVSKTIYIADKIYYKDKRKKK; translated from the coding sequence ATGTACGCAGCAATTTCAAAAGTATTAAATAAGTTTTTAAAACAGCATGTTATTTTTAAATACGGGTTTAATATATCACCAATGTATCGTCGGTCTACAGGTAAGATTATTAAAGTATCTGATGATTTACTTAATGTGAAAGTTAAAATTTCGATTAGTTATAAAAATAAAAACTATGTAGGTTCTATATTTGGCGGAAGTTTGTTCTCAGCTACTGATCCTATATTTATGATTCAGTTAATGAATGTTTTAGGGAATGATTACGTAGTTTGGGACAAAAGTGCAAGTATTAAGTTTAAAAGACCAGCAAAAGAAAACTCATATGTTGATTTTATTTTCACTAAAGATGAAATTCAAAAAATAAAAGAACGAGTAGTTCGTGAAAAAGAAATAGATTTAATAAAAAACATTAAGATAACAAATAAAGAGGCTTCAACTGTTTATGCAGAAGTTTCTAAAACGATATACATTGCAGATAAAATATACTATAAAGACAAGCGTAAAAAGAAGTAA
- a CDS encoding ABC transporter substrate-binding protein, with translation MQKFLKRYTLQIKYTIKTSVKRSKLFSRILFILIIISSCSKEKNQFADSQVFRYNEHSNITSLDPVFAKDQRNIWAVNQLFNGLVQLDDSLRVQPDIARIWTISEDGKTYKFTLRNDVYFHKHLLFGKDSTRIVKANDFEFSFNRLLNKKVASPGGWVLQNVASFKAENDSTFIINLKQAFPPFLGLLAMKYCSVVPKEAVRYFGNNFRANPIGTGPFKFKLWVENTKLVLRKNPLYYEKDIKGKQLPYLEAVAITFLPDKQSEFLQFIQGNIDFMKSLDASYKDDILNTNGTLKEKHKGKIIMQTGAYLNTEYLGVYMEGEVKYPTKSKLIRQAINYGFDRKKMIKFLRNGIGTPATSGFIPKGLPSFNNQKGYTYQPEKAAALVLQYVKETGDENPEITITTNGNYLDLCEFIQRELQNIGLQTKVDVIPPSTLRQGKASGKLPVFRASWIADYPDAENYVSLFYSKNFTPNGPNYTHFKNEIFDNLYEESIKEVDVKKRYQLYQKMDSIIIEEAPIIPLYYDEVIRFSQKNIKGLGINPIDLLSLKTVRKE, from the coding sequence ATGCAGAAGTTTCTAAAACGATATACATTGCAGATAAAATATACTATAAAGACAAGCGTAAAAAGAAGTAAGCTATTTAGTAGGATACTTTTTATTTTAATAATAATTTCTTCTTGTTCAAAAGAAAAGAATCAATTTGCTGACTCACAGGTTTTTCGTTATAATGAACATTCAAATATAACATCACTAGACCCTGTATTTGCAAAAGATCAGCGTAATATTTGGGCGGTAAATCAATTATTTAATGGGTTAGTACAGTTAGACGATAGTTTACGTGTACAACCTGATATAGCGAGAATTTGGACGATTTCTGAAGATGGAAAGACCTATAAATTTACGCTTAGAAATGATGTGTATTTTCATAAACATTTATTATTTGGAAAAGATTCAACAAGAATAGTTAAGGCAAATGATTTTGAATTTTCATTTAATAGATTATTAAATAAAAAAGTAGCTTCTCCTGGAGGTTGGGTATTACAAAATGTAGCTAGTTTTAAAGCAGAAAATGATTCTACTTTTATCATAAATTTAAAGCAAGCTTTTCCGCCTTTCTTAGGTTTACTAGCAATGAAATATTGTTCAGTAGTTCCTAAAGAAGCGGTAAGGTATTTTGGTAATAATTTTAGAGCAAATCCTATTGGTACAGGACCTTTTAAGTTTAAATTATGGGTTGAAAACACCAAGTTAGTTTTACGTAAAAACCCATTATATTATGAAAAAGATATAAAAGGAAAACAATTGCCATATTTAGAAGCAGTTGCAATTACTTTTTTACCAGATAAACAAAGTGAATTTTTACAGTTTATTCAAGGGAATATCGATTTTATGAAAAGTTTAGACGCTTCTTATAAAGATGATATTTTAAATACTAATGGAACATTAAAGGAAAAGCATAAAGGTAAAATTATAATGCAAACGGGAGCTTATTTAAATACAGAGTATTTAGGTGTTTATATGGAGGGGGAAGTTAAATATCCAACAAAATCAAAATTAATACGACAGGCTATAAATTACGGATTTGACCGTAAAAAAATGATTAAATTTTTACGTAATGGAATAGGAACACCTGCTACGAGTGGATTTATCCCTAAAGGATTACCGTCATTTAATAACCAAAAAGGATATACATATCAACCTGAAAAAGCTGCTGCTTTAGTTTTACAATATGTAAAAGAAACGGGAGATGAAAACCCTGAAATAACTATAACTACAAATGGAAATTATTTAGATTTATGTGAATTTATTCAACGTGAATTACAAAATATAGGATTACAAACAAAGGTAGATGTAATTCCACCTTCTACTTTACGACAAGGGAAGGCGAGTGGTAAATTACCTGTTTTTAGAGCGAGTTGGATTGCTGATTATCCTGATGCAGAAAATTATGTTTCATTGTTTTATAGTAAGAATTTTACCCCAAATGGGCCAAATTACACTCATTTTAAAAATGAAATTTTCGATAATCTATATGAAGAGTCAATAAAAGAAGTTGATGTTAAAAAACGTTATCAATTATATCAAAAAATGGATAGTATCATAATTGAAGAAGCGCCGATAATACCACTATATTATGATGAAGTAATTCGTTTTAGTCAAAAAAATATAAAAGGTTTAGGTATTAATCCTATTGATTTATTAAGCTTGAAAACGGTTAGAAAAGAGTAA
- the mazG gene encoding nucleoside triphosphate pyrophosphohydrolase — translation MNTRKQQLDAFNRLLDIMDELREKCPWDKKQTLESLRHLTIEETYELGDAILENDLEEIKNELGDVLLHIVFYAKIGSEKKYFDIADVANSISDKLIHRHPHIYGDVVVENEEEVKQNWEKLKLKEGKTSVLEGVPKSLPALVKASRIQEKVAGVGFDWEEPQQVWEKVQEEISELNEEIKAGNIENTEKEFGDVLFSLINYARFIKVNPENALEKTNKKFINRFQYLEKAAKKEGKELSDMTLGEMDIHWKNSKEFFN, via the coding sequence ATGAATACTCGTAAGCAACAATTAGACGCTTTTAATCGTTTATTAGATATTATGGACGAACTTCGTGAGAAGTGTCCATGGGATAAAAAACAAACCTTAGAAAGTCTACGTCATTTAACTATTGAAGAAACTTACGAACTAGGAGATGCTATTCTAGAAAATGACTTAGAAGAAATTAAGAATGAATTAGGCGATGTGTTATTACACATCGTCTTTTATGCTAAAATAGGTAGTGAAAAAAAATATTTTGACATTGCTGATGTTGCTAATTCAATTTCTGATAAATTAATTCATCGCCATCCACATATTTACGGCGATGTAGTTGTTGAAAATGAAGAAGAAGTAAAACAAAACTGGGAAAAACTAAAGTTAAAAGAAGGAAAAACATCTGTTTTAGAAGGAGTACCTAAAAGTTTACCTGCCTTAGTAAAAGCTAGTAGAATACAAGAGAAAGTTGCTGGTGTTGGTTTTGACTGGGAAGAACCACAACAAGTTTGGGAAAAAGTACAAGAAGAAATTTCTGAGCTTAATGAAGAAATAAAAGCTGGTAACATAGAAAACACCGAAAAAGAATTTGGCGATGTATTATTTTCTTTGATTAACTATGCCCGCTTTATTAAAGTAAACCCTGAGAATGCTTTAGAGAAAACGAATAAAAAATTTATCAACCGCTTTCAATACTTAGAAAAAGCGGCAAAAAAAGAAGGGAAAGAACTTTCTGATATGACTTTAGGTGAAATGGATATACATTGGAAAAACTCAAAAGAGTTTTTCAATTAA
- a CDS encoding DUF5606 domain-containing protein, with translation MEFNKIISVTGKPGLFEILSQTKTGVIVKSIIDGKRFPITATHNVSLLENIAIYTYEEEVPLAKVLKNIADKEDGKEAISHKESAKKLTSYFSEVLPGFDEERVYASNIKKIIQWYNTLANSDFDFSSLVEVATTEEEE, from the coding sequence ATGGAATTTAACAAAATTATATCTGTAACAGGAAAACCTGGTTTATTTGAAATTTTATCACAAACAAAAACTGGTGTAATTGTAAAATCAATTATTGATGGTAAACGTTTTCCTATAACAGCTACTCATAACGTAAGTTTATTAGAAAATATAGCTATCTATACTTATGAAGAAGAAGTTCCTTTAGCTAAAGTGTTAAAAAACATAGCAGATAAAGAAGATGGTAAAGAAGCTATATCTCATAAAGAAAGTGCTAAAAAATTAACATCTTACTTTAGTGAAGTTTTACCTGGATTTGATGAAGAACGTGTATACGCATCAAATATTAAAAAAATTATTCAATGGTATAATACTTTAGCTAATTCTGATTTTGACTTTAGCTCTTTAGTAGAGGTAGCAACAACTGAAGAAGAAGAATAA
- the def gene encoding peptide deformylase, whose product MILPIVAYGDPVLRKVGQEIDKEYPELEKLIANMKETMYNANGLGLAAPQIGKDIRLFLIDASPFADDENLSEEDRKAFENFNRVFINAKIIKEEGEEWAFNEGCLSIPSVNEDVFRQEKITIEYQDENFEKHTEILSGLTARVFQHEYDHIEGILFTDKLSSLKKRLIKKKLENISKGKVNADYRMRFPNAKKK is encoded by the coding sequence ATGATTTTACCCATTGTTGCATACGGAGATCCCGTATTACGTAAAGTAGGACAAGAAATCGATAAGGAATATCCTGAGTTAGAAAAATTGATTGCTAACATGAAGGAAACCATGTATAACGCTAATGGTTTAGGATTAGCTGCTCCACAAATTGGAAAAGATATCCGTTTATTTTTAATTGACGCTTCTCCTTTTGCAGATGATGAGAATTTATCAGAGGAAGATAGAAAAGCTTTCGAAAACTTTAATCGTGTATTTATTAATGCTAAAATTATTAAAGAAGAAGGTGAAGAATGGGCTTTTAACGAAGGTTGTTTAAGTATTCCTTCTGTTAATGAAGATGTTTTTCGTCAAGAAAAAATTACAATTGAATACCAAGATGAAAACTTCGAAAAGCATACGGAAATTTTAAGTGGTTTAACAGCAAGAGTTTTTCAACACGAATACGATCATATTGAAGGTATATTGTTTACGGATAAATTATCTTCTTTAAAGAAAAGGTTAATTAAGAAAAAATTAGAAAATATTTCTAAAGGAAAAGTTAATGCTGATTATAGAATGCGCTTTCCTAATGCAAAGAAAAAATAA
- the ruvX gene encoding Holliday junction resolvase RuvX, with protein MGRVLAIDFGKKRTGIAVTDELQIIASGLTTVNTKELIPFLKEYIKKESVDLFILGKPKQMDNTDSESEALIIPFLQKLEKAIPNIPIKREDERFTSKMAFQTMIDSGLNKKQRQNKALVDEISATIILQSYLYNK; from the coding sequence TTGGGAAGAGTTTTAGCCATAGATTTCGGAAAAAAAAGAACAGGAATAGCTGTTACAGATGAACTACAAATTATTGCTTCTGGTTTAACAACAGTCAATACAAAAGAATTAATTCCTTTTTTAAAAGAATATATTAAAAAAGAAAGTGTAGATTTATTTATACTAGGTAAGCCGAAGCAAATGGATAATACAGATAGTGAAAGTGAAGCGTTAATTATACCTTTTTTACAGAAATTAGAAAAAGCTATTCCTAATATTCCAATAAAACGAGAAGATGAACGTTTTACCTCTAAAATGGCTTTTCAAACAATGATAGATAGTGGATTAAATAAAAAACAACGTCAAAACAAAGCTTTGGTTGATGAAATAAGTGCTACAATCATTTTACAATCATATTTGTACAATAAATAA
- a CDS encoding 2,3,4,5-tetrahydropyridine-2,6-dicarboxylate N-succinyltransferase, with translation MTELQSIIEKAWNNRDLLKEDNTINTIRKVVDLLDAGELRVAEPTDNGWQVNEWVKKAVVLYFPIQKMETLEAGIFEYYDKIPLKRNFKEKGIRVVPNAVARHGAYISSGTILMPSYVNIGAYVDEGTMVDTWATVGSCAQIGKNVHLSGGVGIGGVLEPLQAAPVIIEDGAFIGSRCIVVEGVRVEKEAVLGANVVLTMSTKIIDVTGDTPVETKGVVPARSVVIPGSYTKKFAAGEYQVPCALIIGKRKESTNKKTSLNDALREYDVAV, from the coding sequence ATGACAGAATTACAATCTATTATAGAAAAAGCGTGGAATAATCGTGATTTGTTAAAAGAAGATAATACGATTAATACAATAAGAAAAGTTGTTGATTTATTAGATGCTGGTGAGTTACGAGTAGCTGAACCTACAGATAATGGATGGCAAGTAAATGAATGGGTTAAAAAAGCAGTTGTATTATATTTTCCTATTCAAAAAATGGAAACTTTAGAAGCTGGTATTTTTGAATATTATGATAAAATTCCATTAAAGAGAAACTTTAAAGAAAAAGGAATACGTGTGGTACCAAATGCAGTTGCACGTCATGGAGCATATATTTCATCAGGAACAATTTTAATGCCTAGTTATGTAAACATTGGAGCTTATGTAGATGAAGGTACAATGGTTGACACATGGGCTACAGTTGGCTCTTGTGCTCAAATAGGTAAAAATGTACACCTATCTGGTGGAGTAGGAATTGGTGGTGTTTTAGAGCCATTACAAGCAGCTCCAGTAATTATTGAAGACGGAGCTTTTATAGGTTCTCGTTGTATTGTTGTTGAAGGTGTTAGAGTAGAGAAGGAGGCTGTTTTAGGAGCAAACGTAGTTTTAACAATGAGTACCAAAATTATAGACGTTACTGGTGATACACCTGTTGAAACGAAAGGAGTAGTTCCTGCTCGTTCAGTAGTAATTCCTGGTAGTTATACTAAAAAATTTGCTGCAGGTGAGTATCAAGTACCGTGTGCATTAATTATTGGTAAACGTAAGGAAAGTACAAATAAGAAAACTTCGTTAAACGATGCTCTTAGAGAGTATGATGTAGCGGTATAA